A DNA window from Canis lupus dingo isolate Sandy chromosome 2, ASM325472v2, whole genome shotgun sequence contains the following coding sequences:
- the ADGRB2 gene encoding adhesion G protein-coupled receptor B2 isoform X11 encodes MTPACPLLLSVILSLRLAAAFDPAPSACSALASGVLYGAFSLQDLFPTIASGCSWTLENPDPTKYSLYLRFNRQEQVCTHFAPRLLPLDHYLVNFTCLRPSPEEAGAQAEAEAGRPEEEEEAAAAGLELCGGSGPFTFLHFDKNFVQLCLSAEPSEAPRLLAPAALAFRFVEVLLINNNNSSQFTCGVLCRWSEECGRAAGRACGFAQPGCSCPGEAGAGPATTTPPGPPAAHTLSNALVPGGPAPPAEADLHSGSSNDLFTTEMRYGEEPEEEPKVKTQWPRSADEPGLYMAQTGDPAAEEWSPWSVCSLTCGQGLQVRTRSCVSSPYGTLCSGPLRETRPCNNSATCPVEGQWLEWGPWGPCSTSCANGTQQRSRKCSVAGPAWATCTGALTDTRECSNLECPATDGKWGPWNAWSLCSKTCDTGWQRRFRMCQATGAQGYPCEGTGEEVKPCSEKRCPAFHEMCRDEYVMLMTWKKAAAGEIIYNKCPPNASGSASRRCLLSAQGVAYWGLPSFARCISHEYRYLYLSLREHLAKGQRMLAGEGMSQVVRSLQELLARRTYYSGDLLFSVDILRNVTDTFKRATYVPSADDVQRFFQVVSFMVDAENKDKWDDAQQVSPGSVHLLRVVEDFIHLVGDALKAFQSSLIVTDNLVISIQREPVSAVSSDITFPMRGRRGMKDWVRHSEDRLFLPKEVLSLSTPGKPVASGTSGSPGRGRGPGTVPPGPGHSHQRLLPADPEESSSYFVIGAVLYRTLGLILPPPRPPLAVTSRVMTVTVRPPTQPPAEPLITVELSYIINGTTDPHCASWDYSRADASSGDWDTESCQTLETQAAHTRCQCQHLSTFAVLAQPPKDLTLELAGSPSVPLVIGCAVSCMALLTLLAIYAAFWRFIKSERSIILLNFCLSILASNVLILVGQSRVLSKGVCTMTAAFLHFFFLSSFCWVLTEAWQSYLAVIGRMRTRLVRKRFLCLGWGLPALVVAVSVGFTRTKGYGTSSYCWLSLEGGLLYAFVGPAAVIVLVNMLIGIIVFNKLMARDGISDKSKKQRAGSERCPWASLLLPCSACGAVPSPLLSSASARNAMASLWSSCVVLPLLALTWMSAVLAMTDRRSVLFQALFAVFNSAQGFVITAVHCFLRREVQDVVKCQMGVCRADESEDSPDSCKNGQLQILSDFEKDVDLACQTVLFKEVNTCNPSTITGTLSRLSLDEDEEPKSCLVGPEGGLSFSPLPGNILVPMAASPGLGEPPPPQEANPVYMCGEGGLRQLDLTWLRPEPGSEGDYMVLPRRTLSLQPGSGGGAGEDPPRARPEGTPRRAAKTLAHPEGYPSFLSVEHSGLGLGPAYGSLQNPYGMTFQPPPPTPSARQVSEPGERSRTMPRTVPGSTMKLGSLERKKLRYSDLDFEKVMHTRKRHSELYHELNQKFHTFDRYRSQSTAKREKRWSVSSGGTAERNMSSEKPSPGEHPGLSQQRRHQSWSTFKSMTLGSLPPKPRERLALHRAAAWEPTEPPDGDFQTEV; translated from the exons ATGACCCCAGCCTGTCCCCTCTTACTATCTGTGATTCTGTCCCTGCGCCTGGCCGCCGCCTTCGACCCTGCCCCCAGCGCCTGCTCCGCCCTGGCCTCGGGCGTGCTCTACGGGGCCTTTTCACTGCAGGACCTCTTTCCCACCATCGCCTCAGGCTGCTCCTGGACCCTGGAGAACCCTGACCCCACCAAGTACTCCCTCTACCTGCGCTTCAACCGCCAGGAGCAGGTGTGCACTCACTTTGCCCCCCGTCTGCTGCCCCTGGACCACTACCTGGTCAACTTCACCTGCCTGCGGCCTAGCCCAGAGGAGGCGGGGGCCCAGGCCGAGGCAGAGGCAGGGcggccagaggaggaggaggaggcggcagcGGCGGGGCTGGAACTGTGCGGCGGCTCGGGCCCCTTCACCTTCCTGCACTTCGACAAGAACTTCGTGCAGCTGTGCCTGTCGGCAGAGCCCTCAGAGGCCCCGCGCCTGCTGGCGCCGGCCGCCCTGGCCTTCCGCTTCGTCGAGGTCTTgctcatcaacaacaacaactccAGCCAGTTCACCTGTGGCGTGCTCTGCCGCTGGAGCGAAGAGTGCGGCCGCGCGGCCGGCAGGGCCTGTGGCTTCGCCCAGCCGGGCTGCAGCTGCcccggggaggcgggggctgGTCCCGCCACCACCACGCCTCCAGGCCCTCCTGCTGCCCACACTCTGTCCAATGCCCTGGTGCCTGGGGGCCCGGCCCCACCTGCTGAGGCCGATTTGCATTCAGGGAGCAGCAATGACCTGTTTACGACTGAGATGAGATATG GTGAGGAGCCGGAAGAGGAACCGAAGGTGAAAACCCAGTGGCCAAGGTCTGCAGATGAGCCTGGGCTGTACATGGCGCAGACAG GCGACCCGGCGGCTGAGGAGTGGTCCCCGTGGAGCGTGTGTTCCCTGACGTGTGGGCAGGGTCTGCAGGTGCGGACCCGCTCCTGCGTGTCCTCCCCCTATGGGACCCTGTGCAGCGGGCCCCTGCGGGAGACCCGGCCCTGCAACAATTCAGCCACCTGCCCAG TGGAAGGCCAGTGGCTAGAATGGGGTCCCTGGGGCCCATGCTCCACATCCTGTGCCAATGGGACCCAGCAGCGCAGCCGGAAGTGCAGTGTGGCGGGCCCAGCCTGGGCCACGTGTACGGGTGCCCTCACGGACACACGCGAGTGCAGCAACCTTGAGTGCCCGG CCACAGATGGCAAGTGGGGGCCGTGGAATGCATGGAGCCTGTGCTCCAAGACGTGTGACACAGGCTGGCAGCGCCGCTTCCGCATGTGCCAGGCCACGGGTGCGCAGGGCTACCCCTGCGAGGGTACCGGAGAGGAGGTGAAGCCTTGCAGTGAGAAGAGATGTCCAG CCTTCCATGAGATGTGCAGGGACGAGTATGTGATGCTGATGACGTGGAAGAAGGCAGCTGCTGGCGAGATCATCTATAACAAGTGCCCCCCCAACGCCTCAG GGTCTGCCAGCCGCCGCTGTCTCCTCAGTGCCCAGGGCGTGGCATACTGGGGTCTGCCCAGCTTCGCCCGCTGCATCTCCCACGAGTACCGCTACCTATACCTGTCC CTTCGGGAGCACCTGGCCAAAGGGCAGCGCATGCTGGCAGGTGAGGGCATGTCACAAGTGGTGCGCAGCTTGCAAGAGCTACTGGCCCGGCGCACTTACTACAGTGGGGACCTGCTCTTCTCTGTGGACATTCTAAGGAACGTCACTGACACCTTCAAGAGGGCCACCTATGTGCCCTCGGCTGATGATGTGCAG CGCTTCTTCCAGGTGGTGAGCTTCATGGTGGATGCAGAGAACAAGGATAAGTGGGATGATGCTCAGCAG GTATCCCCGGGCTCTGTGCACCTGCTTCGTGTTGTGGAGGACTTCATTCACCTGGTGGGAGATGCCCTCAAGGCCTTCCAGAGCTCTCTGATTGTCACAGACAACCTGG TGATCAGCATTCAGCGAGAACCGGTCTCCGCCGTGTCCAGTGACATCACGTTCCCCATGCGTGGCCGCAGGGGCATGAAGGACTGGGTGCGGCACTCGGAGGACCGCCTCTTCCTACCCAAGGAGGTGCTCAGCCTTTCCACCCCTGGGAAGCCAGTTGCCTCTGGCACCTCGGGCAgccctggcagggggaggggcccaggaacCGTGCCCCCTGGCCCAGGCCACTCCCACCAGCGCCTCCTGCCAGCAGATCCTGAGGAGTCGTCCTCCTACTTTGTGATCGGTGCTGTGCTTTACCGCACGCTTGGCCTCATCCTGCCACCCCCCAG ACCCCCGCTGGCCGTCACGTCCAGAGTGATGACAGTGACTGTGCGGCCCCCCACCCAGCCACCAGCTGAACCTCTTATCACAGTGGAGCTCTCCTACATCATCAAC GGCACCACGGATCCCCACTGTGCCAGCTGGGACTACTCCCGAGC AGATGCCAGCTCAGGGGACTGGGACACCGAGAGCTGCCAGACGCTGGAGACACAGGCAGCCCACACTCGCTGCCAGTGCCAGCACCTGTCTACCTTTGCTGTGCTGGCCCAGCCACCCAAGGACCTG ACCCTGGAGCTGGCAGGCTCCCCCTCGGTCCCCCTCGTGATCGGCTGTGCCGTGTCGTGCATGGCGCTGCTCACCCTCCTCGCCATCTATGCGGCCTTCTGGAG GTTCATCAAATCCGAGCGCTCCATCATCTTGTTGAACTTCTGCTTGTCCATCCTGGCGTCCAACGTCCTGATCCTCGTGGGCCAGTCACGGGTGCTGAGCAAG GGTGTATGCACCATGACTGCCGCCTTCTTGcacttcttcttcctctcctccttttgCTGGGTGCTCACTGAGGCCTGGCAGTCCTACCTGGCTGTCATCGGACGGATGCGTACCCGCCTTGTTCGCAAGCGCTTCCTCTGCCTGGGCTGGG GTCTGCCCGCCCTGGTGGTGGCCGTGTCTGTCGGCTTCACCCGCACCAAAGGATACGGTACATCCAGCTA CTGCTGGCTCTCCCTGGAGGGTGGCCTGCTCTATGCTTTTGTGGGGCCCGCTGCTGTCATCGTCCTG GTGAACATGCTCATCGGAATCATCGTCTTTAACAAGCTCATGGCACGCGATGGCATCTCGGACAAGTCCAAGAAGCAGAGGGCCGG GTCGGAGCGGTGCCCCTGGGccagcctgctcctcccctgctcagcGTGCGGAGCggtccccagccccctgctcagcTCAGCCTCGGCCAGGAACGCCAT GGCCTCGCTCTGGAGCTCCTGCGTGGTGCTGCCCCTGCTGGCGCTCACCTGGATGTCGGCCGTCCTGGCCATGACAGACCGGCGCTCCGTCCTCTTCCAGGCCCTCTTCGCTGTCTTCAACTCGGCGCAGGGCTTTGTCATCACTGCTGTGCACTGCTTCCTGCGCCGAGAG GTCCAGGACGTGGTGAAGTGCCAGATGGGTGTATGCCGGGCCGATGAGAGTGAAGACTCCCCCGACTCATGTAAAAATGGGCAGCTGCAGATCCTG TCAGACTTTGAAAAAGATGTGGATCTGGCTTGTCAGACAG TTCTGTTCAAGGAGGTCAACACTTGCAACCCATCTACCATCACGGGCACACTGTCCCGCCTATCCCTGGACGAGGACGAGGAGCCCAAGTCCTGCCTCGTGGGTCCTGAGGGCGGCCTCAGCTTCTCACCGCTGCCTGGGAATATCCTGGTGCCCATGGCAGCCTCgccagggctgggggagccaCCGCCCCCACAGGAGGCCAACCCTGTGTACATGTGTGGGGAAGGTGGCCTCCGGCAGCTGGACCTCACATGGCTGCGGCCCGAGCCGGGCTCTGAGGGGGACTACATGGTGCTGCCCCGGCGGACTCTGAGCCTGCAGCCTGGCAGTGGTGGCGGAGCTGGTGAAGATCCCCCAAGGGCCCGGCCTGAGGGCACCCCTCGGAGGGCTGCCAAGACACTGGCCCACCCGGAAGGCTACCCCAGCTTCCTGTCTGTGGAACActcaggcctggggctgggccctgCCTATGGGTCTCTACAGAACCCCTATGGGATGACCTTCCAGCCACCACCACCGACGCCCAGTGCCCGCCAAGTATCTGAGCCAGGGGAACGCAGCCGGACCATGCCCCGCACTGTGCCAGGCTCTACCATGAAGCTGGGCTCCCTGGAG CGAAAGAAGTTACGATATTCAGACCTGGACTTTGAG AAGGTGATGCACACCCGGAAGCGGCACTCAGAACTCTACCACGAGCTCAACCAGAAATTCCACACTTTCGACCGCTACCGCAGCCAGTCTACAGCCAAG agggagaagcggtgGAGTGTGTCCTCGGGTGGGACAGCCGAACGGAACATGTCTAGC GAgaagcccagccctggggagcaTCCTGGCTTGTCCCAGCAGCGGAGACATCAGAGCTGGAGCACCTTCAAGTCTATGACATTGGGCTCGCTGCCCCCCAAGCCCCGAGAACGGCTGGCCCTGCACCGAGCAGCAGCCTGGGAGCCCACAGAACCACCTGATGGTGACTTCCAGACAGAGGTGTGA
- the ADGRB2 gene encoding adhesion G protein-coupled receptor B2 isoform X4 — protein sequence MTPACPLLLSVILSLRLAAAFDPAPSACSALASGVLYGAFSLQDLFPTIASGCSWTLENPDPTKYSLYLRFNRQEQVCTHFAPRLLPLDHYLVNFTCLRPSPEEAGAQAEAEAGRPEEEEEAAAAGLELCGGSGPFTFLHFDKNFVQLCLSAEPSEAPRLLAPAALAFRFVEVLLINNNNSSQFTCGVLCRWSEECGRAAGRACGFAQPGCSCPGEAGAGPATTTPPGPPAAHTLSNALVPGGPAPPAEADLHSGSSNDLFTTEMRYGEEPEEEPKVKTQWPRSADEPGLYMAQTGDPAAEEWSPWSVCSLTCGQGLQVRTRSCVSSPYGTLCSGPLRETRPCNNSATCPVHGVWEEWGSWSLCSRSCGRGSRSRMRTCVPPQHGGKACEGPELQTKLCSMAACPVEGQWLEWGPWGPCSTSCANGTQQRSRKCSVAGPAWATCTGALTDTRECSNLECPATDGKWGPWNAWSLCSKTCDTGWQRRFRMCQATGAQGYPCEGTGEEVKPCSEKRCPAFHEMCRDEYVMLMTWKKAAAGEIIYNKCPPNASGSASRRCLLSAQGVAYWGLPSFARCISHEYRYLYLSLREHLAKGQRMLAGEGMSQVVRSLQELLARRTYYSGDLLFSVDILRNVTDTFKRATYVPSADDVQRFFQVVSFMVDAENKDKWDDAQQVSPGSVHLLRVVEDFIHLVGDALKAFQSSLIVTDNLVISIQREPVSAVSSDITFPMRGRRGMKDWVRHSEDRLFLPKEVLSLSTPGKPVASGTSGSPGRGRGPGTVPPGPGHSHQRLLPADPEESSSYFVIGAVLYRTLGLILPPPRPPLAVTSRVMTVTVRPPTQPPAEPLITVELSYIINGTTDPHCASWDYSRADASSGDWDTESCQTLETQAAHTRCQCQHLSTFAVLAQPPKDLTLELAGSPSVPLVIGCAVSCMALLTLLAIYAAFWRFIKSERSIILLNFCLSILASNVLILVGQSRVLSKGVCTMTAAFLHFFFLSSFCWVLTEAWQSYLAVIGRMRTRLVRKRFLCLGWGLPALVVAVSVGFTRTKGYGTSSYCWLSLEGGLLYAFVGPAAVIVLVNMLIGIIVFNKLMARDGISDKSKKQRAGSERCPWASLLLPCSACGAVPSPLLSSASARNAMASLWSSCVVLPLLALTWMSAVLAMTDRRSVLFQALFAVFNSAQGFVITAVHCFLRREVQDVVKCQMGVCRADESEDSPDSCKNGQLQILSDFEKDVDLACQTVLFKEVNTCNPSTITGTLSRLSLDEDEEPKSCLVGPEGGLSFSPLPGNILVPMAASPGLGEPPPPQEANPVYMCGEGGLRQLDLTWLRPEPGSEGDYMVLPRRTLSLQPGSGGGAGEDPPRARPEGTPRRAAKTLAHPEGYPSFLSVEHSGLGLGPAYGSLQNPYGMTFQPPPPTPSARQVSEPGERSRTMPRTVPGSTMKLGSLEVMHTRKRHSELYHELNQKFHTFDRYRSQSTAKREKRWSVSSGGTAERNMSSEKPSPGEHPGLSQQRRHQSWSTFKSMTLGSLPPKPRERLALHRAAAWEPTEPPDGDFQTEV from the exons ATGACCCCAGCCTGTCCCCTCTTACTATCTGTGATTCTGTCCCTGCGCCTGGCCGCCGCCTTCGACCCTGCCCCCAGCGCCTGCTCCGCCCTGGCCTCGGGCGTGCTCTACGGGGCCTTTTCACTGCAGGACCTCTTTCCCACCATCGCCTCAGGCTGCTCCTGGACCCTGGAGAACCCTGACCCCACCAAGTACTCCCTCTACCTGCGCTTCAACCGCCAGGAGCAGGTGTGCACTCACTTTGCCCCCCGTCTGCTGCCCCTGGACCACTACCTGGTCAACTTCACCTGCCTGCGGCCTAGCCCAGAGGAGGCGGGGGCCCAGGCCGAGGCAGAGGCAGGGcggccagaggaggaggaggaggcggcagcGGCGGGGCTGGAACTGTGCGGCGGCTCGGGCCCCTTCACCTTCCTGCACTTCGACAAGAACTTCGTGCAGCTGTGCCTGTCGGCAGAGCCCTCAGAGGCCCCGCGCCTGCTGGCGCCGGCCGCCCTGGCCTTCCGCTTCGTCGAGGTCTTgctcatcaacaacaacaactccAGCCAGTTCACCTGTGGCGTGCTCTGCCGCTGGAGCGAAGAGTGCGGCCGCGCGGCCGGCAGGGCCTGTGGCTTCGCCCAGCCGGGCTGCAGCTGCcccggggaggcgggggctgGTCCCGCCACCACCACGCCTCCAGGCCCTCCTGCTGCCCACACTCTGTCCAATGCCCTGGTGCCTGGGGGCCCGGCCCCACCTGCTGAGGCCGATTTGCATTCAGGGAGCAGCAATGACCTGTTTACGACTGAGATGAGATATG GTGAGGAGCCGGAAGAGGAACCGAAGGTGAAAACCCAGTGGCCAAGGTCTGCAGATGAGCCTGGGCTGTACATGGCGCAGACAG GCGACCCGGCGGCTGAGGAGTGGTCCCCGTGGAGCGTGTGTTCCCTGACGTGTGGGCAGGGTCTGCAGGTGCGGACCCGCTCCTGCGTGTCCTCCCCCTATGGGACCCTGTGCAGCGGGCCCCTGCGGGAGACCCGGCCCTGCAACAATTCAGCCACCTGCCCAG TGCACGGCGTGTGGGAGGAGTGGGGGTCCTGGAGCCTGTGCTCCCGCAGCTGCGGGCGGGGGTCCCGGAGCCGGATGCGGACCTGCGTGCCCCCCCAGCACGGCGGCAAGGCCTGCGAGGGTCCCGAGCTGCAGACTAAGCTCTGCAGTATGGCCGCTTGCCCGG TGGAAGGCCAGTGGCTAGAATGGGGTCCCTGGGGCCCATGCTCCACATCCTGTGCCAATGGGACCCAGCAGCGCAGCCGGAAGTGCAGTGTGGCGGGCCCAGCCTGGGCCACGTGTACGGGTGCCCTCACGGACACACGCGAGTGCAGCAACCTTGAGTGCCCGG CCACAGATGGCAAGTGGGGGCCGTGGAATGCATGGAGCCTGTGCTCCAAGACGTGTGACACAGGCTGGCAGCGCCGCTTCCGCATGTGCCAGGCCACGGGTGCGCAGGGCTACCCCTGCGAGGGTACCGGAGAGGAGGTGAAGCCTTGCAGTGAGAAGAGATGTCCAG CCTTCCATGAGATGTGCAGGGACGAGTATGTGATGCTGATGACGTGGAAGAAGGCAGCTGCTGGCGAGATCATCTATAACAAGTGCCCCCCCAACGCCTCAG GGTCTGCCAGCCGCCGCTGTCTCCTCAGTGCCCAGGGCGTGGCATACTGGGGTCTGCCCAGCTTCGCCCGCTGCATCTCCCACGAGTACCGCTACCTATACCTGTCC CTTCGGGAGCACCTGGCCAAAGGGCAGCGCATGCTGGCAGGTGAGGGCATGTCACAAGTGGTGCGCAGCTTGCAAGAGCTACTGGCCCGGCGCACTTACTACAGTGGGGACCTGCTCTTCTCTGTGGACATTCTAAGGAACGTCACTGACACCTTCAAGAGGGCCACCTATGTGCCCTCGGCTGATGATGTGCAG CGCTTCTTCCAGGTGGTGAGCTTCATGGTGGATGCAGAGAACAAGGATAAGTGGGATGATGCTCAGCAG GTATCCCCGGGCTCTGTGCACCTGCTTCGTGTTGTGGAGGACTTCATTCACCTGGTGGGAGATGCCCTCAAGGCCTTCCAGAGCTCTCTGATTGTCACAGACAACCTGG TGATCAGCATTCAGCGAGAACCGGTCTCCGCCGTGTCCAGTGACATCACGTTCCCCATGCGTGGCCGCAGGGGCATGAAGGACTGGGTGCGGCACTCGGAGGACCGCCTCTTCCTACCCAAGGAGGTGCTCAGCCTTTCCACCCCTGGGAAGCCAGTTGCCTCTGGCACCTCGGGCAgccctggcagggggaggggcccaggaacCGTGCCCCCTGGCCCAGGCCACTCCCACCAGCGCCTCCTGCCAGCAGATCCTGAGGAGTCGTCCTCCTACTTTGTGATCGGTGCTGTGCTTTACCGCACGCTTGGCCTCATCCTGCCACCCCCCAG ACCCCCGCTGGCCGTCACGTCCAGAGTGATGACAGTGACTGTGCGGCCCCCCACCCAGCCACCAGCTGAACCTCTTATCACAGTGGAGCTCTCCTACATCATCAAC GGCACCACGGATCCCCACTGTGCCAGCTGGGACTACTCCCGAGC AGATGCCAGCTCAGGGGACTGGGACACCGAGAGCTGCCAGACGCTGGAGACACAGGCAGCCCACACTCGCTGCCAGTGCCAGCACCTGTCTACCTTTGCTGTGCTGGCCCAGCCACCCAAGGACCTG ACCCTGGAGCTGGCAGGCTCCCCCTCGGTCCCCCTCGTGATCGGCTGTGCCGTGTCGTGCATGGCGCTGCTCACCCTCCTCGCCATCTATGCGGCCTTCTGGAG GTTCATCAAATCCGAGCGCTCCATCATCTTGTTGAACTTCTGCTTGTCCATCCTGGCGTCCAACGTCCTGATCCTCGTGGGCCAGTCACGGGTGCTGAGCAAG GGTGTATGCACCATGACTGCCGCCTTCTTGcacttcttcttcctctcctccttttgCTGGGTGCTCACTGAGGCCTGGCAGTCCTACCTGGCTGTCATCGGACGGATGCGTACCCGCCTTGTTCGCAAGCGCTTCCTCTGCCTGGGCTGGG GTCTGCCCGCCCTGGTGGTGGCCGTGTCTGTCGGCTTCACCCGCACCAAAGGATACGGTACATCCAGCTA CTGCTGGCTCTCCCTGGAGGGTGGCCTGCTCTATGCTTTTGTGGGGCCCGCTGCTGTCATCGTCCTG GTGAACATGCTCATCGGAATCATCGTCTTTAACAAGCTCATGGCACGCGATGGCATCTCGGACAAGTCCAAGAAGCAGAGGGCCGG GTCGGAGCGGTGCCCCTGGGccagcctgctcctcccctgctcagcGTGCGGAGCggtccccagccccctgctcagcTCAGCCTCGGCCAGGAACGCCAT GGCCTCGCTCTGGAGCTCCTGCGTGGTGCTGCCCCTGCTGGCGCTCACCTGGATGTCGGCCGTCCTGGCCATGACAGACCGGCGCTCCGTCCTCTTCCAGGCCCTCTTCGCTGTCTTCAACTCGGCGCAGGGCTTTGTCATCACTGCTGTGCACTGCTTCCTGCGCCGAGAG GTCCAGGACGTGGTGAAGTGCCAGATGGGTGTATGCCGGGCCGATGAGAGTGAAGACTCCCCCGACTCATGTAAAAATGGGCAGCTGCAGATCCTG TCAGACTTTGAAAAAGATGTGGATCTGGCTTGTCAGACAG TTCTGTTCAAGGAGGTCAACACTTGCAACCCATCTACCATCACGGGCACACTGTCCCGCCTATCCCTGGACGAGGACGAGGAGCCCAAGTCCTGCCTCGTGGGTCCTGAGGGCGGCCTCAGCTTCTCACCGCTGCCTGGGAATATCCTGGTGCCCATGGCAGCCTCgccagggctgggggagccaCCGCCCCCACAGGAGGCCAACCCTGTGTACATGTGTGGGGAAGGTGGCCTCCGGCAGCTGGACCTCACATGGCTGCGGCCCGAGCCGGGCTCTGAGGGGGACTACATGGTGCTGCCCCGGCGGACTCTGAGCCTGCAGCCTGGCAGTGGTGGCGGAGCTGGTGAAGATCCCCCAAGGGCCCGGCCTGAGGGCACCCCTCGGAGGGCTGCCAAGACACTGGCCCACCCGGAAGGCTACCCCAGCTTCCTGTCTGTGGAACActcaggcctggggctgggccctgCCTATGGGTCTCTACAGAACCCCTATGGGATGACCTTCCAGCCACCACCACCGACGCCCAGTGCCCGCCAAGTATCTGAGCCAGGGGAACGCAGCCGGACCATGCCCCGCACTGTGCCAGGCTCTACCATGAAGCTGGGCTCCCTGGAG GTGATGCACACCCGGAAGCGGCACTCAGAACTCTACCACGAGCTCAACCAGAAATTCCACACTTTCGACCGCTACCGCAGCCAGTCTACAGCCAAG agggagaagcggtgGAGTGTGTCCTCGGGTGGGACAGCCGAACGGAACATGTCTAGC GAgaagcccagccctggggagcaTCCTGGCTTGTCCCAGCAGCGGAGACATCAGAGCTGGAGCACCTTCAAGTCTATGACATTGGGCTCGCTGCCCCCCAAGCCCCGAGAACGGCTGGCCCTGCACCGAGCAGCAGCCTGGGAGCCCACAGAACCACCTGATGGTGACTTCCAGACAGAGGTGTGA